In a genomic window of Deltaproteobacteria bacterium:
- a CDS encoding tetratricopeptide repeat protein: MLRPTIELEPPYAEVYLLLGDIYEKQGKAEEARAVYRQALATQELSRRDRYRLESRLQALPPAAESD; the protein is encoded by the coding sequence GTGCTGCGACCGACGATTGAGCTAGAGCCACCCTACGCTGAGGTCTACCTGCTGCTGGGTGACATCTATGAGAAGCAAGGAAAAGCGGAAGAGGCCCGGGCCGTTTACCGCCAGGCCCTGGCCACACAAGAGCTTTCCAGACGCGATCGATACCGTTTGGAATCGAGACTCCAGGCCTTGCCGCCCGCCGCAGAGAGTGATTGA